Genomic DNA from Betta splendens chromosome 10, fBetSpl5.4, whole genome shotgun sequence:
AGCCCTGGGCACTAACACCTCAAAGGCTTCTCTTCCTCACTAACACTAATTACCTAAAAAAATAATGTTCCAGAGCCTCGTGGGATCCGCACGCACGCCCACGCAGAGTCATCCTTCTACGCGGAAGCCTTTCTGTCCGCTGCtgaaattatgttttaaaaGGACATCGGTAGcactttaaaaaaactgtggaAAGGATTTCACAAGTTGTTCAGTGATTGAATTACTGGTCAGACCTGATTGAATTATAGTCACCGTGAAAGCAGGCCTGTAATCAGATTGAAACGGTTCGTTGATGGTTGAACTCTTCAAATTCTAAAAACTTTAATGTACAACCTGTAATGATTTTAAATCTGTATGCATCTATAGCTGTGTTGCAGGTGAAGGCATTATTATATATGACTTTTGAGCTGTGTAACAGACTCTCTTTTCCCTCTGTTCATCAGCGAGGTGCGGACACGCTGCGAGCAGACACGACAGACAGGTGAGTTTGTCTGAGGTTGACTGTGGTTTAACCAGCGCGCCTGGAACTGACCGAGGGAGTCCTCTGTGGTTGTGTTCAATCTGCCCTGTCCTCCCACAGGTACTCAGGCTCAGGGAGCTCCGGCGCGGCCTCCATGAGGAAGGTACGAGAGCGAGCgccgcagacgcacacacgccgaCTGTTTCTCTGATGTTTGTTGTGATTTTCAAAcaattttgtttttccagtatATTTAGCTTCAAATCCCAATTTGCTCAGGCAACAGAACCCTTCACGGTTACATCACCGGTCTCCTAGCAACCAAATCCACCGTTAAATGAAGACGCGATACAGCCAGACAAGAATAGGCCAGATACCTGAGATTAAACCCATTCAGGGCTGTAATAATGAAATCAAAGATCACAGTCAGATGAGGTAAATTGGTTTTCACATTCAGGTTATTGTGGCACAGGGAACAGCCTTAGCTTTTAGCCCGGGCCTCTTCACTAGAGCACTATGAATTGTAGCATATAATGAGTCACCTCAGCTGACAGACATGGTGTTTATCCAACTTTATGACCTAGATAAATAACGCTAATTATCAATAGTGATTTAAGTCACAGACCTTCAAGACCAGAAACATCTGTAGCTGTAACTCAATATtggcatttaaaataaaatgtgtttttatttgcagaCCACAGAGGAAAAGCATTTTAAGGCTGTGATGTAACTGTGACCTCCTAACATCTCTGAGCTTTGGTTTCCGTGGCAGCTTTCAGCTGTAGCGGTTTTAGCACAGTGAGCCCTGCGCGCCTGTAATCCTCTCCACCGGCCGCGTGATAAAATGAAGCCACGTCTGTAGAACGCAGAGAGGCAGGAAACGTATCAGCGCCGAACCGCAAACTTTGCCTGAACTTTGCCTCAGCGTGTGTCACAGTAGGTTTGTAACGTATCCTAACGCACAGTCATCTCTTCTCCCCAGTCCTTCCATTACACCTCCCTAAGAACGAAAACCAAAAAGAGAAGTAAAGGTACGCACCCGCTTTTATCTACTGCTTTAGATTCTGTATGTTTGATGCTAATAGCACTGCATGACTTGTCACTGGGACATAATGATTTGAAAACAGATTTTACCCACACTTCAGAAAGAAAAAGCAACAGTTCAGTACAGTGATGCACAACAATATATTTCTTCTGTCTTCATTTTATCCTCCATGATCTATGCTTGCTTTGAATCGGTAGATGCACATATTAGTATGTTCCTTGGGTGCAGTACCGCTCTATACCTCCATCCCTCTCTTCCTGTAGGTTCCCTCACTAGTGCGAGTCGAAGGAGAATTTCCTGTAAGGATCTGGGACACGGCGACTGCGAGGGGTGGCTGTGGAAGAAGAAGGACGCTAAAGGCTACTTCACCCAGAAATGGAGGAAGTACTGGTTTATCCTCAAAGAGTCCTGCCTCTACTGGTACACCAACCAAAACGTGAGTAATCCCGTTAGAGCATATACACATTATGTTCACACCAGGCTAGTGGCCCAGCTGGTCCCAGCTAATGCAAGCAGCCCGTGTTGTTGTGGTATGCAGCCTAGACGGCTCCCATCCCAAATAAAAGTGGGACATCAATATGCATGACGTTTAGTTCCGTGTGTTGACGATGTACCGCCGCCCTCCATCTGTCTTCGCCTGCAGGATGAGAAAGCTGAGGGCTTCATCAGCCTGCCCGAGTTCAGGATAGATCGAGCCATAGAGTGCAGACGGAAATTGTGAGTGTCCGTCACTAATCACGCGCAACACGAGCGAGCGCACAAACgaatattaaacattattatcCCGCTCCTTCATTACAGCGCCTTCAAAGCCTGTCATCCCAAAATCAAGAGTTTCTTCTTCGCCACAGATTGTCTGGAGGAAATGAacaggtagtgtgtgtgtgtgtgtgtgtgtgtgtgtgtgtgtgtgtgtgtgtgtgtgtgtgtgtgtgcgtgtgcgtgtgcgtgtgtgtgtgtaagactgGGGACTCACATGGTCCTGAATGAATATTTCAAGTAGCACAACACAACGCTGTGTGTGAATAAAGCATGAGCCTGACCCTCTGTtgtcgtgtgtatgtgtgtgcgtgagcgtgtcaCGTGTGTGACGATGTGAGAGGGAGATGGCGGTGATACCGTCTTTGCAGGAGCGCTATCTGATGAGCTCTAATTATCCGCATCTCTCCTCGGCAACATGGGCTGATAATTGGGGGAGAGTAATTAGGCAGCTCCACTTGAGTTTGGAGCGGCGTGAGCGCACACTTAGCGTCCTCCTCACTGGGAGGAGTCACATCACTTACTCCCTGCTCCTCACTGGTCCCCTCTCCGTGCTCCTCACAGGTGGATGAACCGGCTGGGCCTGGCCGCTATCGGCTACACCCCGGACGACAAGGTGCCTCGCCCCGATGAAGGTGAGATCCGCTGAGGTCCTGAAGAGGCCACTGTTTGTTCTCCTGCACCCGCAAATCTCTGATAGTGCTTTTCAACACCAGACTACTGGAGTGAGAGCGATCAGGACGAGGTCGACGGGTCGATGACGCTCAAGCAGGAGGGGCCCTCATCGCTGTGTGACACTTATCACCGCACACCATCAGTgagtgcacgcgcgcacacacacacacacacacacacacacacacacacacacacacacacacacacacacacacacacacacacacacacacagataaatgaTCATACATATAAAAGCGTCACCGTCTTCAGAGCAGCCGTCacttctctgctctgctgccacagACGGTTCCCATTACGTCCTCTAGGGGGCGACAAACACATCCTTTCCTGTGATGGATTACATCGCCCACACGTTCAGACAGGCACTGATGCCACGTTTTTCCCAGCTGAACCTCATGACAGCCGCGCCAGTCATTCTCAGAGATGCTCATCTGCCATTTCATTGCTTATCTTTTGGTCTCTTTCTGCCCTGTCTTCTTCCTTGGACACCGCCTCCTGTTCCTGGTTTTGCAAATCACATTGCCTTTATTTTACTGTCTTTGAAACCTCACCTTTCCGCCAACTTTTATTTCTCGCTCCTCACTCTTGTCCGTCCGCCTCACTCACCCGTGGCCCTCCAGGCGAACCTCCTTCACAGCTACGAGCAGCTGCCCCGCTCGGTCAGCTCCATGAGCCTGATGCGCTCCACTCcgtcccccctccctccccccatgAGTGCCTCCACCTCCCCCGTCCCTCCACAGATGGCCTCTTccacctcccctctccctccgcaGGTGAATTCTTCCAGCCCCTTCCCAGAGCCCAAGCACGGTCGCCACTTCTCCAGCGAGTCCACGCACTCCCACTCCTCGGCCGAGGACCAGCGTGGCGACGGCATGGGCGTGGGCACGGGCACGGGCAGCACCAGCACCCACTCGTCCGGCTGCCGCTCGTCCCACCGCGAGCGCCGCTCCTGGCAGGACCTCATAGAGACCCCGCTGACCAGCGCGGGGCTGCACTTCCTCCAGACGGCGCCCGGGGACAGCGACTACGGAGGCCTGATGGCCGGCGAGATGGGGCTGTACGGGGGCCTGGGCAGGCAGGGCATGTCCCCGGAGAGGCGCCGGCAGGCCACGCTGCCCGTGCGGAGACACCACGCCGCCGAGCGCGACCGGGAGCGGGACGGGCCCTTCCCGCTGGAGCGCGGGCCCTACACGCACAGCCACACGCACCGGCGCTCGCacaagcagcgcagccagaGTCTGCCGAGGAACCGGGACCCGATGCCGGGCAAGCTGCTACACACCGCGGCTCacatggaggagaggagcgaggacgaggaggcagaCGGGCACGCGGCCGAGATGCtcgagggggaggagggtgaggaagtAAAACACGGCTATGTATAAGGTCTATGTGCAGCATTAACATCATGTTGAATGTAACACTGTCAATGGACGTCTCCTGCCTGTCACAGACCTGCGGGAGTTGAGGATTGagagcagggagaggagagtGTCTGAGGGACGGGACCGGCGGGTGTCAGAAGCCCGCGAGCCCGAGCCACTGGACGGATTGGAGCAGCTGTATCGAGCCCTGGAGCAAGCCAACGTGACGGCCCTGGGGGACCCGAGGCCCTGCAGCAGGCAGGAGCTCCGACGCTGCTTCACCCAGAGGACCAGGGACCCCCTGCTCAACGACAGGCTGCACCGGATCCGGGCCCTCCGCAGCACCCTGAAGGTAGCACGGGGAGGAGACTCTGGTCTAAGCGGGCGCCAGACGCTTCCCCGCGGTGACTCTCTgccgtctccttcctccactaGGCCAaagagtcggagctggcggtgATCTGCGCCCTCCTGGAGGACCCTGGCCTGTGCTCCCAGACCTTCAGAgagtggaagctgtggcacaGCGAGCTCTACGCGGACATCTGCCAGCTTAGCCCCGGCACCAACGGCCAGGACGACCTCTCCCCGCTGGGGGCGCCGCTcatgacccacacacactccttcatcGAGACACACGTGTGAGGAAAgggaaggagcagcagagactagacacacacacacacacacacacacacacacacacacacacacacacacacacacacacacacacacacacagttttacaTGTGATACACGTCCTCTCCCGATCACGACTCTgagcacgctcacacacacacacacacacacacacacacacacacacacacacacacacacacacacacacacacacacacacacacacacacacacacagattgtaAGATGTGTAAATATCATAGGAGGAACAGTCTGAGACCTGCGTGTATGAACTTTTGATAATCCTGAGGACCCCACAGGGTGCCTATTGCATGCCTGAGCAGAAAGCATTAATCTTCCTTTGTCTATGGACCTCAGCATAAACTCCACATGCTTGTTGGGCAAACGGGAAAAAAGGCGACTTTTTCACGCACTCCTTCCTTTGTATTCTCTCGGTCCTTGCTTTTCTTTGGCAGGTTGCTTTCAGGGGGCAGGGGGAGCTATGTAGCAGCAATACAGAGGAGAATCCTTTTCACCAGAGCACTGTACTTTTGTACTGATGAACTTTGCACCCAGAGCCACCAGTTctcccccacccctccctctctctctctctctctctctctctctctctctctctctctctctctctctctctctgtctcttctttcaCCGCATCTCTCACCCACTTACAGGGACCTCACTGTTACTCCAGGCGGACCTGCGGCGAGCGTTCGAGAGCCGTGACTTGAGTTCGCGTAAGACTGTGAAAGGTAGCTACCTATGCGAGTTTCTCCGTCCCAGCTGACGACAGCTGCAGTCGCCAGCTTTGAGACTCCGTCGTGCTGGCTTGATGCACATTATTTCAAACTGTGAACTGTTGTGACAAGAAAACACAACTTTACGTGCAGAAGGAGGCTCCTCTGTTTGAGTGCAGTTCTACACTTCAGAAggcgttctctctccctctgtgcttctccatttccttctttttattatttctttcctctctctctctctctctctctctcttagtCCTCAGAGACTTATGTATATTTGTATACTGCTGTGTATACTGATGTAAATGTTTGCGTTCCACTACCACTGTGATATGCTTCTAGAGGTAGCGGAGGGAAGACAGAGAGTATGTATTTGAGTGGGTGCAAGACTTTTCTTcgttttgttgttattttttttcttagatAGCGATTGCAAGAGCTAGAACGTTCTTTTCAATGAAGTCACTCACTACGAAGAATGCACTTTCTATATCTCTATATCCCATTGGCTGCATCCACAGGGTCTATGTTTCATTGGCCTCTTATACCATTGCTGTTTCAAAATATCAGGTAAAAGCATTTGCCGTCTCATTTTCTAAGGATTTGTGTACAGTCTacaaatatatttaaacatAGAAGAATATATAAATCTATTTACATTTTGTGTCATAGATATAATGTAAAGTATGATGTGTTCTATGCCAAGGTTTTGCAGTGTCCCCCCCTCTTCACTCTGTAGACTCAGGGTGTTTAGTTGAGCAACTAGGAGGCAAACGACCACCACCACTGACAGCTGCCTGGCGGCTTTTATTGCTCCAGCTGATCCTACTCCTGGTGATGTGTTGCATGAGAAAAAAAAGGCCTGGGACTGACGTGATTGGACAGGGTACACTATTATGGATCATCTGTGgcgcttcttttttttaatattttttttatatctttCTCATGATTGCAAGATGATTAGACCCGTAGCGCATGACCCGTGCAAGCGAACTGTTGAGGAATGACTTTATTTCTAGGTTTGTATACGTCTTGGTTTTTCATTAGTCTTTAAAGACACGCACTGTACAAGGCCGAGGGAAGCGTTTCGCCACTCGGTTAGTCAGTTAAATGCAGATCCTTCTTTCGTGTCCAACGAGAAGGCTTTAATGTGCTGTTTGAACATAAAGACTGGCACACAATCTGTGACCATAGGAATCTTACCTGAGAAGCAGCAGTGCAGTTACTTCTAAAAAGAAAGCTTTGTGTCTGACTTCCCTTCAAGCATAAGGTACTGGACGCGAAAGACCTCCACGCTAAATGGTCTTAACGTCTGTGAAACCCGGATGAATCATTTCATCTGCAATATCAGGCCAAGGACTCAATGACGCCCCCTAGTGTTGAAAGCTCAGAGAAACAAGCGTAGCACCTGCTGCATCCAGCACTATCTGTACTTATTCTTCGCATTTTATTGTAGTTCTTTGACTGTAGGTTCAAGTTTTCCATCATGTCACACTTTCGTGAAAAATCAAACACACCCCAGAGATATagctcatgtttttttaatggttAATTTGAGAGTACCACAAAGAAAACTAAATGATGCAAGCACTTTCCCTGTGCCTCCCAACCCTCTCTTTGGCAACGATGGACTGACTATACTGGTATtcctacgcacacacacacagctgtagaAGAGTTACAATACAATTCCAGTCTGCAgacctctctctgtttctcatccGTAGTGTCGGTCTTCTTTTTCTATCCGCTGCTCCTCAGAGCAGGCAACACACTGTAGATTAAAGAGTTGTATGAGTTATGATTTGTAGGCACAGACTGTGTTATTCCTCCCAGACCTTTGTGTGTGTAGACCTGCAGAAACAGGCCGAAAAGGGAGAttccactgtgtgttttttcagggGTGTACACCTCATGGTACATTGCACAGGTGTGTAAGATGTAAGTTGCACTGCGACATTAAAAAAGGAACATATTGCTCTTTTTCAAGAATaatattagcttactgttattCTGTACATTAACTGACTAAAAATgatattaaaaaagaaagaaaatgacatTTATTCTTCCTAAAGTAGCCTTTTTTGGTTtcatatatatgaatatatattacAAAAGATACAGATTGTAAACTTGAGTTGTTAAACTTTGACTTCAATAAACTGAATCCTCTGCACTATGACATAtgttctgtttatgtgtgtgtgtgtgtcattttctGTGACATATGTACTGTGTTGATTTTGACAATCAATTTCAATTTGTGTGCATAAAGTTGTTTTTGCAAAAGAATTGCTAAATATGAGAGAATATATAACGGGATGACCGTGATTCACACGTGCTTTATTAAGGGTTTGTGAGTTGAGCTGTATGAAGCGTCTGCTCGATGACGTCACCCTGAAACCCAAAACGTGCAGTTGCATGTTCGGTCCGTCAGGTGGCGGCAGCGGACCTCGTTGAGACCAGCTCACAGCGAAGCCCATAGAAGAAGGAGGATCGCTGTCATGGCGGCCAAGGTGAAATATTTGACGCTTTCTCTTGGGGgaggtttttgtgtgtgtgaaatggatGTTTACAAGGAATGCGCGGGTGTGTTGTTAATTTCAGCGGACCCAGAGCAGCGACCGCAAACCTACAGTGACTGTCACTTCCCTGGCGTTCATGCTTTATTGAAATAACCGTGCTAAGTGTTAGCCTCGCTGTTTGAGTCAATGCTAACGGCATTTACAGTACGTTCAGAGGTTAACGTTCAGATAAACTAACGTCACAGTAGCTCCATTAAACGTTTAAAAACGCCTTCACCAATGCCAGACCCAACGCCACTCGGTGAACTAGCCTGTGTGATTCATAAGCACAGATCCAGCGTTCATTATTGATtcattagttagttagttagacCTTCACCCTAGCTATCGCGTTGATAAGTTGTCAGTAATACAAACTAGTTAACATCTAACTAACGCTGAGTAACTGCAACATGTCACGTGTCTGTCAGTGGTTAAAATAATCTGAATATATTTACATAAACGATGTTATGATAAGTGTAATCAAAAGGAGCGTTTGACACGATTGGTTTTAATTTAGCTTTAGTTTTTAGTTCAGTTATTCTCATTGGGGTGTTGTTTTTCCCTGTGTAAACCATCCACGTGAGTGATTAGTACCTGTTAGATGTGTTGTTTTCATGAGCTAACAGATGCTGTGCACTAGGTGGTGATGGTGGCCGTCCCAACTGTGCTGGGAATAGCCTCCATTCGTGTGTACAATGTGAGCGAAGCACCGGCTGATGGGATCACCAGAGAAAAGGTATGGCTGTGCCTAAATGTTTGCAGATGAAGAAAACTCTAGGCCATTTACTAAATTGTTGCATCCTACTATCATTGTAATTCCCCCCAGCTGAACATCTACACCCCAGTGCCACAGTCCGCTCAGGTGTTTCTTCCAGAGAGGCCTGGTGTCATTGAGAGCGGGTTAACTACAGCGAGAGAGAGCATAATGCCTTTTGTCCAGACTGTTAAGGTGCGTGGACGCTGCGTGTGTCTCTACAGCTGTTTGCCTGGAAAAAAATGTACTTCGCAAACTCACTTGCTGCAAAAATAACTCATGCCTTCACATCCTGTTTAACACGTTTGCGCTGTAGACTGTCATGAGCTGGAACAAGGGCTACATTAAAGAGCTCTTATCTTGCATCGGCGCTGTAACTTTTCCAACACTGAACCCCGGGTTTTGTTCCTGTTGTGGCTACACAGCGCAGTCTCGCATACTGCAAGTGCTCTGTGCAGGTACAATGTTGCAAAAAGTTgaggagtcagacaggaagtagtgttCAAGCTGTTAAAGCTGCAGAGGTAACAGGTTTGTTAGAGACATTTTGACagtttgaaactgaaaaaagtaAGAAGGACACATACTCATATTTTtatacacataaatacatatttttttgAATATTGTCAGGATACTTAGAATTGATTTTGATGATCTGGTAGTAGATTCAGTTCTCTCCTTGTTTTCCCTTCAGGGTGCCTGTTTCTCTGTGAAAACGGGAAGTGTTAATCTTTACCATGCAGGAGAGGGTGAGTCAACAGTAGGTACCTTATTTATATCTAGGATTCTCccccactcaaacttattaccAAGTTCATTTATTGTGTCATTAAAAATCAGTGCGCTATCGTAGAGTAGTTTCTTCATTGTGCCCCTTTCACACATGCTCTCTATGTGGGTAAGCTGCAACAGGGACCTCTGAGATATTCCACACGGACATCAAACTGACCTTTTCCAGCTCGCTATTTAGTTCTAAGTCTGTCTAAAATTGCAGTTGTGCTCCTGTGGGAACCTCAagcaatttcaattttacaaAGCGTGTGGTTAGATCACGTCACCATCATTTTGGATCAGTTTAAACATCCAAGGCCACCCTGGAACCTTTAAAAAGGCCAGATATACTAAAATGTAACTGACCTGAAACAGTCTTGTAAGATATAACGGCCTCCATTGATCTTTAAGcgtctttatttttttactttatgggtgtaaagaaataaacagtaatgccagttgttttattgttgctttATTTGTGAATATTGTGAAGGTCAGATATAAATAGATTTACTGAGTATGTTTTTTCTTGTCATTGTAACACATTACTTgcttattcatttattgttctCACTTCTGTTCACAACTTCTTTTACATGTGCCTATCTATCTGTGTGCGGTTTATACAGCTGCTGTATACAACCTACATGTAGGTTCACATTCTCAGAAAACATAAATAAGAATGCATAAATAATGCCACCAAAGTTCAGTTTTGTCCTCATTTGTCCTCTCCACACCACCACattaaaattgaaatgaaacaaagaatTCCACTAAATTCTCTTATTTGCAATTTGCTTATTATTTAAGTTCCGAAGAACATGGTTGTGTGAATGCAAATCCTGAATGGTTAATTCCGGAGTTTTAAACTCCTTGCATTAAAGCTGGAGGTTGAGTGCGCAATTCAAATTCAGAGTGGTGGCgcacaggaaataaaaatgtgttgttgtcctCTTTCTTGTATGTGAACACTTGCGGTGTCACTGCTATACTAAAAGTAGTAAGTTCAGGGGCTCCCATATCAGCTCACAACTGTGATCATGCTAACTTGGATCTGGTGTAATTGGTTTTCCAGATGCATACTACTACTTGAAAGACCCTCCCCCAGGTTTTCTACCACGACTTAGTACCATCACCATGGCTGGCCTGCTTGGCATGGTCTTGGCACGGAAAGGTAACATTACTCTGTCATACACTGTAGACCTGAACACATCCATAACCACTTTAAGAAGTGTGACTTGCTTAAGTGCACGTGTgtagatgtacagtagttttTGTGGGAAGGAGCTTGAAGCAGCAAAGATAACTTTCACTTTAAAGGGTGGGCATAGAAGCTCCTGAACAAATAAGTAtattaacaaacaaataaataaccaTGAGTAACTAAGATGTCAAAGCTTTAGGGAGGAGTAAAGCTAAAATACCAGAAGATTAAGATTTTAATTGTAATAACTAAATACTGTTATAACATAAGTTAGTAATGGAAGTCAAAAAATCTCCACCAAAAAATGACAAGTTCAGAAAATACGGTTACAATTAAATACACTTGAAAGAACAAGGTTACAAAACAGTACGCATAACAGTTTGAGGAAATGTCGGCAATGATGatacaaatacagtaacttATTTCCTGTGATTGTTGTCATTTACCAAAATGTGTGTGGTTGTCAAACCTCTTGCAGGCCATAATTTGCAACCAGAAGAAAGGAAATGCATGTGAGAAAAACTAAATCTGTTCTCACAACTCACAGCTACTAACGTAATGTGGTTGAAACTCGAGGAATATTGACGATCCCACGCTCGCACGCACTTCATCGTTATGGGTTGAAAAATTACCATGTTTTTTCCACGTGAAATTCGGATGTATTGAAACCGGGACTTTGTTGAGTCCCATGCATCATGGTACTTCAGCGCTTGCAAAGGTTAGATGAGACTTGGCACTTGGCTTTGCAGTAAGCCAGGAGTAGTCACTTTATTATACTAACGTAACGGAGCTACTCCCTGTGTTTGTAATACATCATATCACAGATTTCTTTCGTCTTATTTCTGATTATCTGGACAGTTTCAGTGACTCATGACAGCATCTGTTATTTTACTGTTATGGTATTGATTTCAATAAGTAATAATAGACCCTGTCTACTGATCTATAcaatgctgctgtttcagatGATGCTGACCTTCATGCTATAATCTTTGCTAAGTTGGACTGATTACTGTTCTCCTTTTAGGTTCTCGTTTCAAGCAGCTAGCAGTTCCGCTGGGCCTGATGTTTGCAGGAGCCTCGGTGTGTTACCCGGCCCAGACAGTGGCTGTGGTAAAGGTAAAGGCTTTGAAATCCTCTCCCCTTTTTAACAGCACGATCAGCCCAAATCTATTCACATTATTAACAGTTATTGTGTTTCATACTGTCAAGGTGACAGGTAAGAAGGTGTATGCTGCAGGACAGTGGAGCAGTGCTACGGTATCTTCACTGTTGGCGCCCAAGACCCTGGAGCAGGTTGATAAGAAGATTACTCCTTCACAACCACAGGTTAGCGGTCATATTCATTCACTATGACCAATTTTTTTGGATTTAGCTGCTAATTTAAATATAGAAGCTACTGTTTCTGACTAAAACCATTACCCATTAATGG
This window encodes:
- the si:ch211-26b3.4 gene encoding connector enhancer of kinase suppressor of ras 2 isoform X2 → MALVMEPISKWTPKQVLDWMKGLDDCLQQYVKSFEREQMGGEQLLHITHQELEELGVTRIGHQELILEAVDLLCALNYGLETENLRTLSHKLNASAKNLQNFILGRRRGGHYDGRASRRLPNDFLTSVVDLIGAAKNLLAWLDRSPFASVTEYSLLKNNIVQLCLELTTIVQQDCTVYETENKILHVCKTLAGICDHIISLSSDSLVSQSAHLEVVHLTSIMPSEGLGMYIKSTYDGLHVITGTTENSPADQCKKIHAGDEVIQVNHQTVVGWQLKNLVNALREDPCGVILTLKKRPQNTLSSTPALLRNVRWKPLGLQPVPTSPTSTSPTPGGTLGMSKMDAPSMQDVYILSPVSGLYSPRDELGLMSCDDINRYSVSSQSGSKGSEAVSYFLDQDSGQYFSLLEGDGPLGPDYDRGRNTGVRRRDKTPTHGDLRPVSMPPEYNWMAEAKEPSMGKRGSRDSDNSLLRYLSDDKILVIEEEPEGPGRESRRDSTRRSRRKSRNPSSPSFPISPSMLSSTLRLDQPPEPLPRGADTLRADTTDRYSGSGSSGAASMRKSFHYTSLRTKTKKRSKGSLTSASRRRISCKDLGHGDCEGWLWKKKDAKGYFTQKWRKYWFILKESCLYWYTNQNDEKAEGFISLPEFRIDRAIECRRKFAFKACHPKIKSFFFATDCLEEMNRWMNRLGLAAIGYTPDDKVPRPDEDYWSESDQDEVDGSMTLKQEGPSSLCDTYHRTPSVNSSSPFPEPKHGRHFSSESTHSHSSAEDQRGDGMGVGTGTGSTSTHSSGCRSSHRERRSWQDLIETPLTSAGLHFLQTAPGDSDYGGLMAGEMGLYGGLGRQGMSPERRRQATLPVRRHHAAERDRERDGPFPLERGPYTHSHTHRRSHKQRSQSLPRNRDPMPGKLLHTAAHMEERSEDEEADGHAAEMLEGEEDLRELRIESRERRVSEGRDRRVSEAREPEPLDGLEQLYRALEQANVTALGDPRPCSRQELRRCFTQRTRDPLLNDRLHRIRALRSTLKAKESELAVICALLEDPGLCSQTFREWKLWHSELYADICQLSPGTNGQDDLSPLGAPLMTHTHSFIETHV